Within Bacillales bacterium, the genomic segment TTTTCATCGAAATAAGGCCGCTGGTGAGCGATTCTCTCACCCTTTATTTCAAGTAATCTTTGAATGTCTCGCGCAGTTGCCGTTTCAAAAACTTGCCGACCGATGTTTTCGGGATTTCTTTTACAAAAACGACGTCATCCGGCACCCACCATTTCGGAAACTGCTCCCGCAAATGTTCGAGCAAACTTTCGGCCGATACTTGACCATCTTCTTTCAACACGACGGCCGCAAGCGGCCGTTCTTGCCATTTCGGATGCGGAACGGCGACGACCGCCGCTTCGAAGACGGCTTCATGCGCCATGAGCGCATTTTCCAAGGCGACCGAAGAAATCCACTCGCCGCCACTCTTCACGAGATCCTTCGTCCGGTCAACGATCGTTAAATTGCCTTCTTCGTCAATCGTGACGATGTCTCCCGTGTGAAGCCAACCGTCGCTGAACGCTTCCTCGCTTCTTTCGTCCTTGAAATATTCATCAGCGATCCACGGACCGCGCAACAGCAGCTCACCCATCGCTTTCCCGTCATGGGCAACCTCCCCGTTGTCATCGACGACACGCACCTCCAACCCGGGCACGATCATGCCTTGCGTCGCCCGAATTTGAATCTTGTCTTCGTCGGGCAAATCTTGCTGATACGTTTTCAGGCGCGCCACGGAAGCGATCGGCGACGTTTCCGTCATGCCGTAAGCGTGAATGAACGGAATCCCGTACTTCTCTTCATAGGCGCGGATTAAGCTTTTCGGCGCCGCCGATCCGCCACAGACAACGGCTCGCAAACTATCCGTCTTATAATTGCCACTCTCCAACACCTTCATCAACCCGAGCCAAACCGTCGGAACGCCGGCGGTAAATGTTACTTTTTCAGATTGGATGAGTTCCGCCAAAATTTGCGGCGTCACTCCAGGTCCCGGCAACACGAGCGTCGTTCCGAGCATCGTCGTCGTATACGGAATACCCCAGGCGTTCACATGGAACATCGGAACGACCGGCATGCACACGTCCGATTCGGAAAGCGCGAGCGTATCGGCAAGCGCGGAAGCAAAACAATGCAATACGGTGCTGCGGTGTGTGTACTCAACCCCTTTCGGCTTTCCAGTTGTCGCAGAAGTATAGCACATGCCGCACGGCTCGTTTTCGTCGAGATCACTAACGAAGGCAAAGTTTGCATCTCCGTCCGCGACAAGCTGCTCATACGCATAAGCCGGCGAAAGCGTCGTTTCGGGCGGTTCTTTTTCATCCGATAAAATGACAAAAGCTTTCACGGTCTTGAGCTGATCACGCACCTTTTCGACCATCGGCACGAAAGATTCATCGATCAACAACACGCGATCTTCAGCATGATTGATGATGTAGGTCAAATGTTCCTCCGGGAGACGGACGTTGATCGTGTGCACGACCGCCCCCATGCACGGTGCCGCAAAATAAGCCTCCAAATGCCGATGGTCATTCCACGCCAGCGTGCCGACACGGTCGCCGCGCTGAACGCCGAGTTTTTCCAGAGCACTCGCAAGCGCCCTCGTTCTACTCCCAATTTCTCGATAGGACAATCGTTTAATGCCTGTCGACGTGCGGGAAACAACCGTTTTTTTCGAAAAATACGTTTCCGCCCGTTCCAAAAGCGAATTCACCGTCAGTGGGACGTTCATCATGTCGTATTCAGCCCCTTTTTTTAATAAAATAAATGTTGCCGACGTCGAAGCTTTGCTGCAGGGTCACGGCGCGATGCACAGCAGTAAATGTAAGCGCTTTCTCGTCTATTTGAAAAAGAACCCCCGAGAGATTGTATTAATCTTCAGGGATTTCGAGTACAATTTTACCGAAATTCTCGCCGTTCTCCATGCGAGTTTGCGCCTCTGCCGCGTCTTCCAACGCGTACGTCTTGTCCAATACAGGACGAATCTCATGCTTCGTCACGAGCGCAAGCATTTGCCGAAACTCCTGCGGGCTGCCCATCGCTGTTCCGTATAACGTGATGTCTTTCAAGAACAACTTCGGAATGACAAGCTTTGGAACCGGTCCGCGAGTGGCACCGAAGCTGACGATCCGGCTCCCGTTGTTGCCGAGCGACAACAGCTTTTCAAAAACGTCGCCGCCGATGCTGTCGATCGATAAATCGATGCCGCCGGTCATTTTTTTCAACGTTTTCGACCAGCCGTC encodes:
- a CDS encoding long-chain fatty acid--CoA ligase, with the translated sequence MMNVPLTVNSLLERAETYFSKKTVVSRTSTGIKRLSYREIGSRTRALASALEKLGVQRGDRVGTLAWNDHRHLEAYFAAPCMGAVVHTINVRLPEEHLTYIINHAEDRVLLIDESFVPMVEKVRDQLKTVKAFVILSDEKEPPETTLSPAYAYEQLVADGDANFAFVSDLDENEPCGMCYTSATTGKPKGVEYTHRSTVLHCFASALADTLALSESDVCMPVVPMFHVNAWGIPYTTTMLGTTLVLPGPGVTPQILAELIQSEKVTFTAGVPTVWLGLMKVLESGNYKTDSLRAVVCGGSAAPKSLIRAYEEKYGIPFIHAYGMTETSPIASVARLKTYQQDLPDEDKIQIRATQGMIVPGLEVRVVDDNGEVAHDGKAMGELLLRGPWIADEYFKDERSEEAFSDGWLHTGDIVTIDEEGNLTIVDRTKDLVKSGGEWISSVALENALMAHEAVFEAAVVAVPHPKWQERPLAAVVLKEDGQVSAESLLEHLREQFPKWWVPDDVVFVKEIPKTSVGKFLKRQLRETFKDYLK